The following proteins come from a genomic window of Acinetobacter sp. SAAs474:
- the rpoC gene encoding DNA-directed RNA polymerase subunit beta', which translates to MKDLLDIMRKKTDSDGHAPVEFDRIRIGLASPEMIKSWSHGEVKKPETINYRTFKPERDGLFCAKIFGPVKDYECLCGKYKRMKYKGVICEKCGVEVTTAKVRRERMGHIELASPVAHIWFLKSLPSRIGLLLDMTLRDIERVLYFESYVVTDPGMTPFEKYQLLNDEEYFNALEEHGDEFTAKMGAEAVQDLLKDIDLENEISRLREEIPNTTSETKLKKASKRLKLMEAFKESNNKPEWMVMNVLPVLPPDLRPLVPLEGGRFATSDLNDLYRRVINRNNRLKRLLDLAAPDIIVRNEKRMLQESVDALLDNGRRGRAITGSNKRPLKSLADMIKGKQGRFRQNLLGKRVDYSGRSVITVGPNLRLHQCGLPKKMALELFKPFIFAKLQASGQATTIKAAKKMVERETPEVWDVLASVIRQHPVMLNRAPTLHRLGLQAFEPILIEGKAIRLHPLVCAAFNADFDGDQMAVHVPLTLEAQLEARALMMSTNNILSPANGEPIIVPSQDVVLGLYYITRDAVNAKGEGMVFADTHEVNRALATGQVDLHARVKARVHQTVINDDGEREQQTIIVDTTPGRCLLWEVVPEGMDFQQINVEMTKKNISKLINSCYRKLGLKDTVIFADQLMYLGFRQATRSGVSVGMEDMLIPPTKEVIIEKAETEVREIEQQFEQGFVTAGERYNKVVDIWARTNDQVAKAMMDNLSFTTVKNKQGEDEKQKSFNSIYMMSDSGARGSAAQIRQLAGMRGLMAKPDGSIIETPIKANFREGLTVLQYFISTHGARKGLADTALKTANSGYLTRRLVDVAQDLVITEPDCGTLGGLVMTPFIQGGDIIENLGTRVLGRVVAEDVKRAGSDEIILPRNTLIDEKLAAYLEEAGVDEVKVRSVVACESTFGVCAKCYGRDLARGHLVNPGESVGVMAAQSIGEPGTQLTMRTFHVGGAASRTSAANSVQVRNKGTVRFHNVKTVQHAKGHLVSVSRSGEIGIADDLGRERERYKLPYGASILLKDGESVEAGGIVATWDPHTHPLVTEVAGKVRFSQIADGVTATSKTDDATGMTTVEILPVTSRPASGKDLRPAVVLDTVDGDEQFYFLPQNTILTVRDGETIGVGDVIGRVPQESSRTRDITGGLPRVADLFEARKPKEHAILAEISGIVSFGKETKGKNRLVITPDDGSEIYEELIPKWRQINVFEGEHVNRGETISDGPQNPHDILRLKGEVALTNYIVNEVQDVYRLQGVKINDKHIEVIVRQMLRKVDITDGGDSSFIKGEQVDYIRVVQENQALLAQNKFPAKFERQLMGITKASLSTDSFISAASFQETTRVLTEAAVTGKEDDLRGLKENVVVGRLIPAGTGLAYHLERRRQEAEAAELELQNDFSDVDQALSQAFNEEFNNGL; encoded by the coding sequence TTGAAAGACTTGCTCGATATCATGCGCAAAAAGACGGATTCAGACGGTCATGCTCCTGTAGAGTTTGATCGCATCCGCATTGGTCTTGCGTCACCAGAAATGATTAAGTCGTGGTCTCATGGTGAAGTTAAAAAACCAGAAACCATTAACTATCGTACGTTTAAGCCTGAACGTGATGGTTTATTCTGTGCCAAAATTTTTGGTCCAGTAAAAGATTATGAATGCTTGTGTGGTAAATACAAGCGAATGAAATATAAAGGCGTCATTTGTGAAAAATGTGGCGTTGAAGTAACCACTGCCAAAGTTCGTCGTGAACGTATGGGGCACATTGAACTTGCTTCTCCAGTTGCACATATTTGGTTCTTGAAATCATTACCAAGCCGTATCGGTTTATTGCTCGATATGACGCTACGTGATATTGAACGTGTATTGTATTTTGAATCTTATGTGGTTACCGATCCAGGTATGACGCCATTTGAGAAATATCAACTTCTGAATGACGAAGAATACTTTAATGCATTAGAAGAGCACGGTGATGAATTCACTGCGAAAATGGGTGCAGAAGCTGTTCAAGATTTGTTAAAAGATATTGATCTTGAAAACGAAATTTCACGTTTACGTGAAGAAATTCCAAATACAACTTCAGAAACGAAGCTGAAAAAAGCATCGAAACGTTTGAAGTTAATGGAAGCGTTTAAAGAATCAAATAACAAACCTGAATGGATGGTGATGAATGTACTTCCAGTACTTCCACCAGATTTACGTCCATTGGTACCACTTGAAGGTGGTCGTTTTGCGACTTCTGACTTAAACGATCTTTACCGTCGTGTAATCAACCGTAACAACCGTTTAAAACGTCTACTTGATCTTGCAGCACCAGATATTATTGTACGTAATGAAAAACGTATGCTACAAGAATCTGTAGATGCTTTACTTGATAATGGTCGTCGTGGTCGTGCAATTACAGGTTCGAATAAACGTCCATTGAAATCTTTGGCAGATATGATCAAAGGTAAACAAGGTCGTTTCCGTCAAAACTTGTTGGGTAAACGTGTCGATTATTCTGGTCGTTCGGTGATTACCGTAGGTCCAAATTTACGTTTACATCAATGTGGTTTACCGAAAAAAATGGCACTGGAACTGTTCAAGCCATTTATTTTTGCGAAATTACAAGCATCAGGTCAAGCAACCACCATTAAAGCTGCGAAAAAAATGGTTGAGCGCGAAACCCCTGAGGTTTGGGATGTTTTAGCATCTGTGATTCGTCAACATCCAGTGATGTTAAACCGTGCGCCAACACTTCACCGTCTAGGTCTTCAAGCATTTGAACCGATTCTGATTGAAGGTAAAGCGATTCGTTTACACCCACTCGTTTGTGCTGCGTTTAACGCCGACTTCGATGGTGACCAAATGGCGGTACACGTACCATTAACACTTGAAGCGCAATTAGAAGCGCGTGCGTTAATGATGTCGACCAATAACATTTTGTCTCCTGCCAATGGTGAGCCGATCATCGTACCTTCTCAGGACGTGGTCTTGGGTCTTTACTACATCACACGTGATGCAGTAAATGCGAAGGGCGAAGGCATGGTCTTTGCGGATACGCATGAAGTTAACCGCGCACTTGCAACAGGTCAAGTTGATTTACATGCGCGTGTCAAAGCACGTGTACATCAAACTGTGATTAATGATGATGGTGAGCGTGAGCAACAAACGATTATTGTGGATACCACACCAGGTCGTTGTTTACTTTGGGAAGTTGTACCTGAAGGTATGGATTTCCAGCAAATTAATGTTGAGATGACCAAGAAAAACATCTCTAAATTGATTAACTCTTGCTATCGTAAATTGGGTTTAAAAGATACTGTTATCTTTGCTGACCAATTGATGTATCTTGGCTTCCGTCAAGCGACACGTTCAGGTGTATCGGTTGGTATGGAAGATATGTTGATTCCACCAACTAAAGAAGTAATTATCGAAAAAGCAGAAACTGAAGTTCGTGAAATTGAACAACAGTTTGAGCAAGGTTTCGTAACTGCTGGTGAACGTTATAACAAAGTGGTCGATATTTGGGCACGTACTAACGACCAAGTTGCTAAAGCGATGATGGATAACTTGTCATTTACCACGGTGAAAAATAAACAGGGTGAAGACGAGAAGCAAAAATCATTTAACTCGATTTATATGATGTCTGACTCGGGTGCCCGTGGTTCGGCAGCACAGATTCGTCAGTTGGCTGGTATGCGTGGTTTGATGGCGAAACCAGATGGTTCGATCATTGAAACACCAATTAAGGCAAACTTCCGTGAAGGTTTGACCGTACTTCAGTACTTTATTTCAACACATGGTGCACGTAAAGGTTTGGCCGATACTGCATTAAAAACAGCAAACTCAGGTTACTTAACACGTCGTTTAGTCGATGTGGCTCAAGATTTGGTGATTACTGAGCCAGATTGTGGCACTTTAGGTGGTTTGGTGATGACACCATTCATCCAAGGTGGCGATATCATCGAGAACTTGGGTACACGTGTCCTTGGTCGTGTGGTTGCTGAAGATGTGAAGAGAGCAGGTTCAGATGAAATCATTCTGCCACGTAATACTTTAATTGATGAAAAATTAGCAGCTTATTTAGAAGAAGCTGGTGTTGATGAAGTTAAAGTACGTTCAGTTGTAGCATGTGAATCTACTTTTGGCGTGTGTGCGAAATGTTATGGTCGTGACTTAGCCCGTGGTCATTTGGTGAACCCAGGTGAATCTGTTGGGGTTATGGCTGCACAGTCGATTGGTGAGCCTGGTACACAGTTAACCATGCGTACATTCCACGTCGGTGGTGCTGCGAGCCGAACTTCTGCTGCCAATAGTGTGCAAGTCCGTAATAAAGGTACAGTACGTTTCCATAATGTGAAAACAGTACAGCATGCTAAAGGTCATTTGGTTTCAGTTTCCCGTTCAGGTGAAATTGGTATTGCAGATGATTTAGGTCGTGAGCGTGAACGTTATAAATTGCCTTATGGTGCATCAATCTTATTAAAAGATGGTGAATCTGTTGAAGCTGGCGGTATTGTCGCAACTTGGGATCCGCATACACATCCATTGGTGACTGAGGTTGCCGGTAAAGTACGCTTTAGCCAAATTGCTGATGGCGTGACTGCAACATCGAAAACTGATGATGCAACAGGGATGACTACGGTAGAAATTTTACCAGTGACGTCTCGTCCTGCATCTGGTAAAGATTTACGTCCTGCGGTTGTACTGGATACAGTCGATGGTGATGAACAGTTCTACTTCTTACCACAAAATACCATTCTTACTGTTCGTGACGGTGAAACGATTGGTGTGGGTGATGTTATTGGTCGTGTACCGCAAGAATCTTCACGTACCCGTGATATTACCGGTGGTTTACCACGTGTTGCCGATTTATTTGAAGCGCGTAAACCAAAAGAGCATGCGATTTTGGCAGAAATTTCAGGTATCGTGAGCTTTGGTAAAGAAACAAAAGGTAAAAACCGTTTGGTCATTACACCAGATGATGGCTCTGAAATTTACGAAGAATTGATTCCAAAATGGCGTCAAATCAACGTGTTTGAGGGTGAGCATGTGAACCGTGGTGAAACCATTTCTGATGGTCCACAAAATCCACATGACATCTTACGCTTGAAAGGTGAAGTTGCATTGACGAATTACATCGTGAATGAAGTTCAAGATGTTTACCGTCTGCAAGGTGTAAAAATTAACGATAAGCATATTGAAGTCATTGTACGTCAAATGTTGCGTAAAGTTGATATTACTGATGGTGGTGATTCAAGCTTTATCAAAGGTGAGCAAGTGGACTACATTCGTGTGGTTCAAGAGAACCAAGCATTATTGGCTCAAAACAAGTTCCCTGCGAAATTTGAACGTCAATTAATGGGTATTACCAAAGCATCGCTTTCAACAGACTCATTTATTTCAGCTGCATCGTTCCAAGAAACAACACGTGTATTAACTGAAGCTGCTGTAACAGGCAAAGAAGATGATTTACGTGGCTTAAAAGAGAACGTGGTTGTTGGTCGTTTAATTCCAGCAGGTACAGGTCTTGCTTATCATTTAGAGCGTCGTCGTCAAGAAGCAGAAGCTGCAGAGCTTGAGCTACAAAATGATTTCTCTGATGTTGATCAAGCATTAAGCCAAGCATTTAACGAAGAATTTAACAACGGTCTATAA
- the rpoB gene encoding DNA-directed RNA polymerase subunit beta, with protein sequence MAYSYTEKKRIRKNFGKLPSVMDVPYLLSIQVDSYRTFLQDGKSPKNREDIGLQAAFRSVFPIESYSGNAALEFVEYSLGKPEFDVRECILRGSTYAAPMRVKIRLILKDRETKTIKDVREQEVYMGEMPLMTDNGTFVINGTERVIVSQLHRSPGVFFDHDKGKTHSSGKVLYSARIIPYRGSWLDFEFDAKDLVYVRIDRRRKLLATVILRALDYTDEQILNLFYEKVPVYLDMGSYQIDLVPERLRGEMAQFDITDNDGKVIVEQGKRINARHVRQMEAAGLSKLSVPDEYLYERIIAENITLRDGDVLPANTVLTHEIMVKLAEGGVKQFNILFTNDIDRGSFVADSLRADTTTGREEALVEIYKVMRPGEPPTKEAAENLFNNLFFSSERYDLSPVGRMKFNRRLGRPYEVGTDQKSREVEGILSNDDIIDVLKTLVEIRNGKGEVDDIDHLGNRRVRSVGEMTENQFRVGLVRVERAVKERLSQAETDNLSPQDLINAKPVAAAIKEFFGSSQLSQFMDQNNPLSEITHKRRVSALGPGGLTRERAGFEVRDVHQTHYGRVCPIETPEGPNIGLINSLSVYAKANNFGFLETPYRKVVDGRVTDDVEYLSAIEEVGTVIAQADSAVDQDGHLTEEVVSVRHQGEFVRMPPEKVTHMDVSAQQVVSVAASLIPFLEHDDANRALMGSNMQRQAVPTLIADKPLVGTGMEANVAHDSGVCVIAKRGGRIEYVDASRVVIRVNEDEMIAGEAGVDIYNLIKYTRSNQNTCINQKVLVNLGDKVGRGDVLADGPSTDGGELALGQNMRVAFMTWNGYNYEDSILLSERVLQEDRLTSIHIQELSCVARDTKLGAEEITADIPNVGEAALSKLDESGIVYIGAEVTAGDILVGKVTPKGETQLTPEEKLLRAIFGEKAADVKDSSLRVSSGVKGTVIDVQVFTRDGLEKDERAQAIEKAQLDAYRKDLKEEFKIFEEAARERIIRLLQGQESNGGGTTKRGDKLSEDVLSGLALVDLLEIQPSDEGIAERLTQIQAFLKEKSFEIDEKFAEKKRKLSTGDELTTGVLKVVKVYLAVKRRIQPGDKMAGRHGNKGVVSNILPVEDMPHDANGIPVDVVLNPLGVPSRMNVGQILETHLGMAAKGLGDQIDKMMKEQRTIIELRDFLDKIYNKVGGEQEDLDSLTDEEILVLSGNLRKGVPIATPVFDGAEESQIKELLELGGLSRTGQTVLYDGRTGERFDRPVTVGYMYMLKLNHLVDDKMHARSTGSYSLVTQQPLGGKAQFGGQRFGEMEVWALEAYGAAYTLQEMLTVKSDDVEGRTRIYKNIVDGNHYMDPGMPESFNVLTKEIRSLGINIELKNGD encoded by the coding sequence ATGGCATACTCATATACCGAAAAGAAACGGATCCGTAAGAATTTTGGTAAATTGCCTAGCGTGATGGATGTTCCGTACTTGCTTTCGATTCAAGTCGATTCGTACAGAACATTTTTACAAGATGGCAAATCACCAAAAAACCGCGAAGATATCGGTCTCCAAGCCGCATTTCGTTCAGTTTTTCCTATTGAAAGTTATTCTGGAAATGCTGCTTTAGAATTTGTTGAGTATAGTCTTGGTAAGCCTGAGTTTGACGTTCGCGAATGTATTCTTCGCGGTTCAACTTATGCTGCACCAATGCGTGTAAAAATTCGTTTGATCTTAAAAGATCGCGAAACGAAAACCATTAAAGATGTACGTGAACAAGAAGTCTACATGGGCGAAATGCCATTAATGACGGATAATGGTACCTTTGTTATCAATGGTACTGAACGTGTGATTGTTTCACAATTACACCGTTCTCCAGGCGTATTCTTTGACCATGATAAAGGTAAAACACATTCAAGTGGTAAAGTACTTTATTCAGCACGTATTATCCCTTACCGTGGTTCATGGTTAGATTTTGAGTTTGATGCCAAAGATTTAGTTTATGTACGTATTGACCGTCGTCGTAAATTATTGGCAACTGTGATTCTTCGTGCCTTAGATTATACAGATGAGCAAATTTTGAATTTGTTCTATGAAAAAGTACCTGTATATCTTGATATGGGCAGTTATCAAATTGACCTTGTGCCTGAACGTTTACGTGGCGAAATGGCGCAATTCGATATTACCGATAATGATGGTAAGGTGATTGTTGAACAAGGTAAGCGTATCAACGCGCGCCATGTACGTCAAATGGAAGCTGCTGGATTAAGTAAACTTTCAGTACCTGATGAATATTTGTATGAGCGTATTATTGCTGAAAATATCACGTTAAGAGATGGTGATGTACTTCCAGCAAATACTGTATTAACGCATGAAATCATGGTGAAATTGGCAGAAGGTGGTGTTAAACAATTTAACATTCTCTTTACCAATGATATCGATCGTGGTTCATTCGTTGCAGATTCATTACGTGCAGATACAACCACAGGCCGTGAAGAAGCACTGGTTGAAATTTATAAAGTTATGCGTCCAGGCGAACCGCCAACAAAAGAAGCCGCTGAAAACTTATTTAATAACTTATTCTTCTCTTCAGAGCGTTATGACTTATCTCCAGTAGGTCGTATGAAGTTTAACCGTCGTTTGGGTCGTCCTTACGAAGTGGGTACAGATCAAAAATCTCGCGAAGTTGAAGGTATTTTATCGAATGACGATATCATCGATGTCTTAAAAACATTGGTTGAAATTCGTAACGGTAAAGGTGAAGTCGATGATATCGATCACTTGGGTAACCGTCGTGTTCGTTCAGTTGGTGAAATGACTGAAAACCAATTCCGTGTTGGTTTAGTTCGTGTAGAGCGTGCAGTTAAAGAGCGTTTATCACAAGCTGAAACAGATAACTTGTCTCCACAAGATTTAATCAATGCCAAGCCAGTTGCTGCTGCGATTAAAGAATTCTTTGGTTCAAGCCAATTGTCTCAGTTTATGGATCAAAACAATCCATTGTCTGAAATCACGCATAAACGTCGTGTATCAGCGCTTGGTCCTGGTGGTTTAACACGTGAACGTGCAGGCTTTGAGGTACGTGACGTACATCAAACTCACTATGGTCGTGTATGTCCAATTGAAACACCTGAAGGTCCAAACATTGGTTTGATCAACTCATTGTCTGTGTATGCAAAAGCGAATAACTTTGGTTTCTTGGAAACACCATACCGCAAAGTTGTTGATGGCCGTGTAACAGATGATGTTGAGTATTTATCTGCAATTGAAGAAGTGGGTACTGTGATCGCACAGGCCGATTCTGCTGTAGATCAAGATGGTCACTTAACTGAAGAAGTGGTATCTGTTCGTCATCAAGGCGAATTTGTACGCATGCCACCAGAAAAAGTGACCCATATGGATGTTTCTGCACAGCAGGTTGTTTCTGTTGCTGCATCATTAATTCCATTCCTTGAACACGATGATGCTAACCGTGCATTGATGGGTTCAAACATGCAGCGTCAGGCTGTTCCAACGCTGATTGCCGATAAACCACTTGTGGGTACCGGTATGGAAGCGAACGTAGCGCATGACTCTGGTGTGTGTGTCATTGCTAAGCGTGGTGGTCGTATTGAATATGTTGATGCGTCACGTGTCGTGATTCGTGTCAATGAAGACGAAATGATCGCAGGTGAAGCGGGCGTAGATATTTATAACTTAATCAAATATACACGTTCTAACCAAAACACCTGTATTAACCAAAAAGTATTGGTCAATCTAGGTGATAAAGTTGGTCGTGGTGATGTGTTAGCTGATGGTCCATCGACAGATGGCGGTGAGTTAGCATTGGGTCAAAACATGCGTGTCGCATTTATGACTTGGAATGGTTATAACTACGAAGACTCAATTTTATTATCTGAGCGCGTTTTACAAGAAGATCGTTTAACTTCAATTCACATTCAAGAATTATCATGTGTTGCACGTGATACTAAATTGGGTGCGGAAGAAATTACTGCCGATATTCCGAACGTAGGTGAAGCTGCATTATCAAAACTGGATGAGTCTGGTATTGTTTATATTGGTGCAGAAGTAACTGCTGGCGATATTTTGGTAGGTAAAGTTACACCAAAAGGTGAAACACAATTAACACCAGAAGAAAAACTGCTTCGTGCAATTTTTGGTGAAAAAGCAGCTGATGTTAAAGATTCTTCTTTACGTGTATCTTCAGGTGTTAAAGGTACTGTCATTGACGTACAAGTGTTTACACGTGATGGTCTTGAAAAAGATGAGCGTGCTCAAGCGATTGAGAAAGCACAATTAGATGCTTACCGTAAAGATTTGAAAGAAGAATTCAAGATCTTTGAAGAAGCAGCACGTGAACGTATTATTCGTCTACTACAAGGCCAAGAGTCAAATGGTGGCGGTACAACAAAACGCGGTGATAAACTTTCAGAAGATGTATTGTCTGGTTTAGCATTAGTTGATTTACTTGAAATTCAACCAAGTGATGAAGGTATTGCGGAACGTTTAACTCAAATTCAAGCTTTCTTAAAAGAGAAGAGCTTTGAAATTGATGAAAAATTTGCTGAGAAAAAACGCAAACTTTCTACTGGTGATGAGTTAACAACAGGTGTTTTAAAAGTTGTTAAGGTTTATCTAGCGGTTAAACGTCGTATTCAACCGGGTGATAAGATGGCGGGTCGTCACGGTAACAAAGGTGTTGTGTCTAACATCTTACCTGTTGAAGATATGCCGCATGATGCCAATGGTATTCCTGTAGATGTGGTATTAAACCCTCTTGGTGTACCATCACGTATGAACGTGGGTCAGATTCTAGAAACGCATTTAGGTATGGCTGCAAAAGGTCTTGGTGATCAAATCGACAAGATGATGAAAGAGCAGCGTACAATCATCGAGTTGCGTGATTTCTTAGACAAAATCTATAACAAAGTTGGTGGCGAACAAGAAGATCTTGATAGCTTAACTGATGAAGAAATTTTAGTATTGTCTGGCAATCTACGTAAAGGTGTACCGATTGCAACACCAGTATTTGATGGTGCTGAAGAATCACAAATTAAAGAATTGTTAGAGCTTGGTGGTCTATCACGTACTGGTCAAACTGTACTTTATGATGGTCGTACCGGTGAACGTTTCGATCGTCCAGTTACTGTAGGTTATATGTATATGCTGAAACTCAACCACTTGGTTGATGATAAAATGCATGCACGTTCTACAGGTTCTTATTCATTAGTGACTCAACAACCATTGGGTGGTAAAGCTCAATTTGGTGGTCAGCGTTTTGGTGAGATGGAAGTATGGGCACTTGAGGCATATGGTGCAGCATATACATTACAAGAAATGTTGACTGTGAAATCGGATGACGTCGAAGGTCGTACCCGTATCTATAAGAATATTGTAGATGGTAACCATTATATGGACCCAGGTATGCCTGAATCGTTCAACGTATTGACCAAAGAGATCCGTTCTTTAGGTATCAACATTGAACTGAAAAATGGTGACTAA
- the rplL gene encoding 50S ribosomal protein L7/L12 has translation MALTNEEILNAVAEKTVLELVELISAFEEKFNVSAAAVAVAAAPGAGAAAAEEQSEFNVELTSFGANKVAVIKAVREATGLGLKEAKDIVEGAPSVIKEAVSKEEGEELKKKLEEAGATVTLK, from the coding sequence ATGGCTTTAACAAACGAAGAAATCTTAAACGCAGTTGCTGAAAAAACTGTTCTTGAACTTGTTGAACTTATTTCTGCATTCGAAGAAAAATTCAACGTTTCTGCTGCTGCTGTAGCTGTTGCTGCTGCTCCTGGCGCTGGCGCTGCTGCTGCTGAAGAACAATCAGAATTCAATGTTGAATTGACTTCTTTTGGTGCAAACAAAGTTGCAGTAATTAAAGCAGTTCGTGAAGCAACTGGTCTTGGTCTTAAAGAAGCTAAAGACATCGTTGAAGGCGCTCCTTCAGTGATTAAAGAAGCTGTTTCTAAAGAAGAAGGCGAAGAACTTAAGAAGAAACTTGAAGAAGCTGGTGCTACAGTTACACTTAAGTAA
- the rplJ gene encoding 50S ribosomal protein L10, with the protein MALLIEGKKQIVAEVAEVASTAFAAVVADYQGLTVEQLTALRVEARKLGVHTRIVRNTLAKRALQDTQFTILNDHLVGPTILAFSTSEDDMGAAARLFEEFAKTHKVFELKAAAFDGQLYQGAEVSVIANLPNQEKALTMLANVLQAPISKLGRLITALKEKNESEAA; encoded by the coding sequence ATGGCTCTTCTTATCGAAGGCAAAAAACAGATCGTAGCAGAAGTAGCGGAAGTTGCTTCTACAGCGTTTGCTGCTGTTGTTGCTGACTATCAAGGTTTGACTGTTGAGCAGTTAACTGCTCTTCGTGTTGAAGCGCGTAAACTTGGTGTTCATACACGTATTGTACGTAACACTTTGGCTAAACGTGCACTTCAAGATACGCAATTTACGATCTTGAATGACCACCTTGTTGGTCCAACAATTTTGGCTTTCTCAACTTCTGAAGATGATATGGGCGCTGCTGCGCGTTTATTTGAAGAATTTGCGAAAACTCATAAAGTATTTGAACTAAAAGCAGCTGCATTTGATGGTCAGCTTTATCAAGGTGCTGAAGTCAGCGTTATCGCGAATCTTCCAAACCAAGAAAAAGCGCTTACTATGCTTGCAAACGTTCTTCAAGCTCCTATTTCGAAATTGGGTCGCCTTATTACAGCACTCAAAGAGAAAAACGAGTCAGAAGCAGCATAA
- the rplA gene encoding 50S ribosomal protein L1, whose product MAKLTKRQKAIAAAVEAQKVYTLEEAVAVLSSLPAPKFKESMDIAVNLGVDPRKSDQVVRGATTLPAGTGKTVRVAVFAQGAAAEAAKAEGADVVGFDDLAESIQAGNLDFDVVIAAPDAMRVVGKLGTILGPRGLMPNPKVGTVTPDVAAAVKNAKAGQARYRVDKAGIIHASIGQVGFSAEAVRSNVEALVADLKRLKPATSKGVYIKKITLSSTMGPGLIVDVANVSK is encoded by the coding sequence ATGGCTAAATTAACTAAACGTCAAAAAGCGATTGCTGCTGCAGTTGAAGCGCAAAAAGTCTATACGCTAGAAGAAGCGGTTGCAGTTTTATCAAGTCTTCCTGCGCCTAAATTTAAAGAATCTATGGATATCGCGGTAAACCTTGGTGTTGATCCGCGTAAATCTGATCAAGTGGTTCGTGGTGCAACAACATTGCCAGCAGGTACAGGTAAAACTGTACGTGTTGCTGTATTTGCACAAGGTGCTGCTGCTGAAGCTGCTAAAGCTGAAGGCGCAGATGTTGTTGGTTTTGATGATCTTGCAGAAAGCATCCAAGCTGGTAACTTAGACTTTGATGTTGTGATTGCTGCTCCAGACGCAATGCGTGTTGTTGGTAAGCTTGGTACAATTCTTGGTCCACGTGGCTTAATGCCAAACCCTAAAGTGGGTACAGTAACTCCTGATGTAGCTGCAGCAGTTAAAAATGCAAAAGCTGGTCAAGCGCGTTACCGTGTAGACAAAGCAGGTATCATCCATGCTTCAATTGGTCAAGTTGGTTTTTCTGCTGAAGCTGTTCGTTCGAACGTTGAAGCATTAGTTGCTGACTTAAAACGCTTGAAGCCTGCAACATCGAAAGGTGTATACATTAAAAAGATTACGTTAAGTTCAACTATGGGTCCTGGCCTTATCGTTGACGTAGCGAATGTCTCTAAATAA
- the rplK gene encoding 50S ribosomal protein L11, which produces MAKKIDGYIKLQVPAGKANPSPPIGPALGQRGVNIMAFCKEFNAATQKLEAGLPIPVVITVYNDKSFTFIMKTPPAAILLKKAAGIQKGSAVPNKTKVGKLTRAQLEEIATTKEPDLTGADLDARVRTIAGSARSMGLEVEL; this is translated from the coding sequence ATGGCTAAGAAGATTGACGGCTATATCAAGCTGCAAGTTCCAGCTGGTAAAGCAAATCCATCTCCACCGATCGGTCCTGCACTTGGTCAACGTGGTGTAAACATCATGGCATTCTGTAAAGAATTCAATGCTGCTACACAAAAACTTGAAGCAGGCTTGCCAATTCCTGTTGTGATTACTGTGTACAACGATAAGTCGTTCACATTTATCATGAAAACTCCACCTGCTGCGATTCTTCTTAAGAAAGCTGCTGGTATCCAAAAGGGTTCTGCTGTACCAAACAAAACTAAAGTTGGTAAGTTGACTCGTGCTCAGTTAGAAGAAATTGCGACTACTAAAGAACCAGATTTAACTGGTGCTGACTTAGACGCTCGTGTACGTACCATTGCTGGTTCTGCGCGTTCTATGGGCTTGGAAGTGGAGCTTTAA
- the nusG gene encoding transcription termination/antitermination protein NusG, whose translation MKRWYIIHAYSGYEKQVMRSLNDRIQRSAVADSFGEVLVPTEEVVEMKDGKKRKSERKFFPGYVLVEMEMNDDTWHIVKECPKVLGFIGGTAEKPAPITQKEADAILARVHNKGEAPRPKTMFEPGEELLVIDGPFTDFKGVVEEVQYEKSRLTLTINVFNRPTQVELEFRQVEKTI comes from the coding sequence ATGAAACGTTGGTACATTATTCATGCCTATTCTGGTTATGAAAAACAAGTGATGCGTTCGCTTAATGATCGAATCCAGCGTAGCGCTGTTGCCGATAGCTTTGGTGAAGTTCTTGTTCCTACCGAAGAAGTGGTAGAAATGAAGGATGGTAAAAAGCGTAAATCAGAACGTAAATTCTTTCCTGGCTATGTATTGGTTGAAATGGAAATGAATGATGACACTTGGCATATTGTCAAAGAATGTCCAAAAGTTCTTGGTTTTATTGGTGGTACCGCAGAAAAACCTGCCCCAATTACGCAAAAAGAAGCAGATGCAATTCTGGCACGTGTCCATAATAAGGGTGAAGCACCTCGTCCGAAGACGATGTTTGAACCTGGGGAAGAATTACTGGTAATTGACGGTCCATTCACAGACTTTAAAGGTGTGGTGGAAGAAGTTCAATACGAAAAATCGCGTTTAACGCTCACGATTAATGTATTTAATCGACCAACTCAAGTTGAATTGGAATTTCGTCAAGTCGAAAAAACAATTTAA